In Sceloporus undulatus isolate JIND9_A2432 ecotype Alabama chromosome 7, SceUnd_v1.1, whole genome shotgun sequence, one DNA window encodes the following:
- the TSC22D3 gene encoding TSC22 domain family protein 3 isoform X2 has translation MSTGVYQSPMEVAVYQLHNFSISFFSSLLGGDVVSVKLDNSASGSSVVAIDNKIEQAMDLVKNHLMYAVREEVEVLKEQIKELAEKNSQLERENCLLKTLASPEQLQKFQSCLPLEGQPPAPNPLLLPPSGAPSSPLALAAAEKQSPAGPAASLAAQHSAGSAV, from the exons ATGAGCACTGGCGTGTACCAGTCCCCGATGGAGGTGGCCGTCTACCAGCTCCACAACTTCtccatctccttcttctcctctctgctGGGCGGAGACGTCGTCTCGGTCAAGCTGGACAACAG CGCCTCGGGGTCCAGCGTGGTCGCCATCGACAACAAGATCGAGCAGGCCATG GACCTGGTAAAGAACCACCTGATGTACGCCGTCAGAGAAGAGGTGGAGGTCCTGAAGGAGCAGATCAAGGAGCTGGCGGAGAAGAACTCCCAGCTGGAGCGGGAGAACTGCCTCCTCAAGACCTTGGCCAGCCCTGAGCAGCTCCAGAAGTTCCAGTCCTGTTTGCCGCTGGAGGGCCAGCCACCCGCCCCAAACCCACTGTTGCTGCCGCCGTCCGGGGCCCCTTCCTCCCCGTTGGCATTGGCAGCTGCGGAGAAGCAGAGCCCCGCGGGGCCAGCGGCCTCCCTGGCGGCCCAGCACTCGGCGGGCTCTGCGGTGTAA